The DNA sequence GACAAAAGAGGAGGTCCAGATGTGGATGGAGCGCTGCCCTATCAAACGTCTGCGGGCACTCCTCATTGAAGAAGGTGTGCCGGAAGAAGCCCTGAGGGAAATTGAAAAGAAAGTCGAGGAGACAATCGAAGAGGCGGTACGCTTTGCCGAGGAAAGTCCCGAACCGGATCTTGAGAGAGCAAGGTGCATGGTCTATGCCTGAGCGAGAAGTAACCTATGCCGAGGCCATAAGGGAAGCCCTTCGAGAGGAGATGCGGAGGGACCCTTCCGTTTTCCTCATCGGAGAGGACATCGGGGTGTACGGAGGAGCCTTTGGGGTAACCCAGGGGCTTTTGGCGGAGTTCGGGGAAGAACGGGTCATCGATACCCCTATTTCTGAAGCGGCCATCGTTGGCGCCGCCATAGGAGCGGCGCTCCTTGGTATGCGTCCGGTGGCGGAAATCATGTTCTTCGACTTCATGACCCTCTGCGCAGACCAGGTTGTGAACCAGGCGGCAAAAATCCGCTTCATGTTCGGGGGAAAGGCAAAAGTCTCCATTGTGGTCCGTTCCCCCGCAGGTTCAGGAACAGGAGCCGCCGGGCACCACTCGGGAAGCCTTGAGTCCTGGTTTACCCAAATCCCGGGGCTCAAGGTGGTCGCTCCGGCAACTCCCTATGACGCAAAAGGTCTTTTGAAAAGCGCCATCCGCGACGATAACCCTGTAATCTTCATGGAGCACAAGCTCCTCTACCGGACGAAAGGCCCGGTTCCCGAGGAAGAGTACACCGTTCCTCTTGGCATTGGCGAGGTAAAGCGGAAAGGGAAAGACCTCACCATCGTCGCCTACTCCATCATGGTACTACGGAGCCTTGAGGCGGCGGAAATCCTTGCCAGGGAAGGCATTGAAGTTGAGGTTGTGGATCCGAGAACCCTCCGTCCCCTTGATGAGGAAACCATCCTCTCTTCGGTTCGGAAAACGAATCGCGTCCTTGTGGTGTACGAACCCCCTCGCTTTGGCGCTTTCGGAGCAGAAATTGCAGCACTCATTTCCGAAAAGGCCTTCGACTACCTTGATGCTCCTGTGGTGCGTCTTGGAGGCCTTGAGATGCCCCCACCCTACAATCCACATCTTGAGCGGCGTATCGTTCCCCAGGTTGAGGACATCGTCAAGGCCGCCCGGGAACTCCTCAGATCCTGAAACGCCCAAGGTTTTCCTTGAGCCTCTCGGCCATGGCCAAGACGTCCTGGACAGTGCCATAGGTTTCCTGCAAAACGGTGCTCTGTGCCCTTTGGCTCTCCAACCTCGGGACTACGTTGAGAAAAATCCGGGCAGGGGTATAATATAGGGGAGAAGGGGCGTGAGCGCCGTGCTGAAGATGAAGGTTCAGGGTCTCATGTTCGACCAGAAAAGCGCCATGGCCGTTGTCATCCTCGTCGACGAGGAAGAAAAACGAAGTCTCCCCATATGGATTGGCCTTTTCGAAGCCCAGGCGATACTCCTTGGTCTCCAGGGAGTGCAAACCCCTCGTCCGCTCACTCACGATCTCATGGCCTCAGTCATCCGGAGCATGGGTGGGGAACTCGAAAAGGTCGTGATCACGAAAATCGTCGACAATACCTTCTATGCCCTCCTCTACCTCAAAATCGACGGCCGGGAGGTTACGGTAGATGCCCGTCCAAGTGACGGCATTGCCCTGTCGCTCCGCATGGGAGCTCCCATCTACATTTCCGAAGAAATCCGCAGCTCCACGACCGTCGCCATGGGAGAAATTGACGACCGAGAGATAGAAGAATTCCGCCAGTTCCTTGAGAACCTGAAGCCCGATGACCTCAGGAAATACCTTGGCTACGAGGCATAAGTGGTACATCGGTGTCCTCGGACAGCACGCTCCAGAGGAACCCGTTCTTTCCTTTGCCTACCGCATTGGGAAAGGCGTTGCCGAGCGAGGCGGTGTGCTCATCTGCGGAGGCCTGGGAGGAGTTATGGAGGCGGCCTGCCGGGGAGCTAAAGAGGCCGGAGGAACCACAATCGGTATCCTTCCAGGATTCTCCCCAGGCGAAGCAAACCCCTTCGTGGACTTTGCCATCGCCACAGGCCTTGGGGAGGTTCGGAATTTCATCATCGTTTCTGCTGCATCTGCCCTCATTGCCTGCGGAGGCCAGGCGGGGACCCTGAGCGAGATTGCCCTTGCCCTTCGAATGGGAAAAATCCTCGCCGGAGTCCGAACCTGGAGCATCGAGGACCACCGGGGCAAGAGAGACTTCTTCCCCTCCTTTTCAGAACCTGAAGAAGCCGTGGAGTACGTCTTCTCCCGGCTCCGGGAAGTGCGGCGATGAGCGAAGGCGGGGCCATCCGCTTGAGCAGCACAACGATTGCCGAAGTCGCTGCCCGAGCCGCCGGGGAAACCCAGGGGGTGTGCAGCGATTTCGAGCACCTCCTCCAAGGTGTCGAGCTCATCCGAGGCGAGGCTCCTCTTCCCCGCGGGGAGAAAATTCCCCTGGATGCGAGGGATCTCACCGTTCGGGTAAAGGTTACCGTCCGTGCAGCAGTCCCTTCGTTCTTTGAAGTCGCCCGACGCGTTCAGGAGAACATCTTTAAAGCCCTGCAGCTTCGGCTCGGCATCGTGCCCCGGAGGGTGGACGTAGAGGTGGAAAACGTGGACTGGATGGAACTTGAGGAAAGGGGGTGAAACACCCTTGTACAATCCAGAGGGGTTATGCCAGGTGTGCCGTCACTGCGATCCCGTCCTGAAGGAGAAGGGCATCTACCGTTGCCTCCTCGGGGAGCAGAAGGAGCGGACGCAGCCGGTGGATCGCTGCGACTACTT is a window from the Candidatus Caldatribacterium sp. genome containing:
- a CDS encoding alpha-ketoacid dehydrogenase subunit beta, with the translated sequence MPEREVTYAEAIREALREEMRRDPSVFLIGEDIGVYGGAFGVTQGLLAEFGEERVIDTPISEAAIVGAAIGAALLGMRPVAEIMFFDFMTLCADQVVNQAAKIRFMFGGKAKVSIVVRSPAGSGTGAAGHHSGSLESWFTQIPGLKVVAPATPYDAKGLLKSAIRDDNPVIFMEHKLLYRTKGPVPEEEYTVPLGIGEVKRKGKDLTIVAYSIMVLRSLEAAEILAREGIEVEVVDPRTLRPLDEETILSSVRKTNRVLVVYEPPRFGAFGAEIAALISEKAFDYLDAPVVRLGGLEMPPPYNPHLERRIVPQVEDIVKAARELLRS
- a CDS encoding bifunctional nuclease family protein; this encodes MLKMKVQGLMFDQKSAMAVVILVDEEEKRSLPIWIGLFEAQAILLGLQGVQTPRPLTHDLMASVIRSMGGELEKVVITKIVDNTFYALLYLKIDGREVTVDARPSDGIALSLRMGAPIYISEEIRSSTTVAMGEIDDREIEEFRQFLENLKPDDLRKYLGYEA
- a CDS encoding TIGR00725 family protein, with translation MTSGNTLATRHKWYIGVLGQHAPEEPVLSFAYRIGKGVAERGGVLICGGLGGVMEAACRGAKEAGGTTIGILPGFSPGEANPFVDFAIATGLGEVRNFIIVSAASALIACGGQAGTLSEIALALRMGKILAGVRTWSIEDHRGKRDFFPSFSEPEEAVEYVFSRLREVRR
- a CDS encoding Asp23/Gls24 family envelope stress response protein — encoded protein: MSEGGAIRLSSTTIAEVAARAAGETQGVCSDFEHLLQGVELIRGEAPLPRGEKIPLDARDLTVRVKVTVRAAVPSFFEVARRVQENIFKALQLRLGIVPRRVDVEVENVDWMELEERG